In Fusobacterium hwasookii, a single window of DNA contains:
- a CDS encoding Abi family protein — MQKLIKTSDELIEHMKNKGIKFNIINEIEAKKFLENNNYYFKLAAYRKNYFKKLNGEYINLDFAYLRELSIIDMELRRIVLEMALDIEHSLKVILLNDIANHFKNSSHDIVSKFLIDNIKISEDIERHSTSNYCGDLINKYSPNFPVWVLFEIISFGDLVKFYNFYSKNYKKIGDGKLLYAIRQIRNAAAHSNCLIYNLKNTNLKTKLNINVKVNKYVISLGKIKEDTRKKKLRIKFFEDFITLLYAYKIFVKSESLIEKTRKKLKILDMRMLKNKNYFLKNEVITSAYKFFKIIIDDF; from the coding sequence ATGCAAAAACTTATAAAGACAAGTGATGAATTAATAGAGCACATGAAGAATAAAGGAATAAAATTCAATATAATTAATGAAATTGAAGCAAAAAAATTTTTAGAGAATAATAATTACTATTTTAAACTAGCTGCTTATAGGAAAAATTATTTTAAAAAATTAAATGGAGAATATATAAATTTAGATTTTGCATATTTAAGAGAACTTTCTATAATTGATATGGAACTGAGACGGATTGTTTTAGAAATGGCATTAGATATAGAACATTCTTTAAAGGTTATTTTATTAAATGATATAGCAAATCATTTTAAAAATAGTTCACATGATATTGTTTCTAAATTCTTAATAGATAATATAAAAATATCTGAAGATATAGAAAGACATTCAACAAGTAATTATTGTGGTGATTTGATTAATAAATATAGTCCAAATTTCCCAGTTTGGGTTTTATTTGAAATTATTTCTTTTGGAGATTTAGTAAAATTTTACAATTTTTACTCTAAGAACTATAAAAAAATAGGAGATGGAAAATTACTTTATGCAATAAGACAGATTAGAAATGCAGCAGCACATAGTAATTGTTTAATATATAACTTAAAAAATACTAATTTAAAAACTAAATTAAACATAAATGTAAAAGTTAATAAATATGTTATAAGTTTAGGGAAAATTAAAGAAGATACAAGAAAAAAGAAATTAAGAATAAAGTTTTTTGAAGATTTTATAACACTGCTTTATGCTTATAAAATTTTTGTTAAAAGTGAAAGTTTAATAGAAAAAACAAGAAAAAAATTAAAAATCTTAGATATGAGAATGTTAAAAAATAAAAATTATTTTCTAAAAAATGAAGTAATAACTTCAGCCTATAAGTTTTTTAAAATAATTATTGACGATTTTTAA
- a CDS encoding S66 family peptidase: MKKKVIGVYAPANAAHIWFEEKYLFAKKQLENMGFEIVEGNLVKNKIYQGYRTASAKERAEEMMNLVKNKYINIMMPVIGGYNSGSLLPYLDFDEIEKSKKKFFGYSDITAIQMAILKKTNLKPIYGGSLIPTFGEYEGISPFLKNTFDNLFFKKSYSFKEPEFYSNKLLNAFTDEWKTKKREYTKNEGWKILNEGKIEGEVIIANIATLVSILASEYVPTFKDKILILEEMNATIDSEERNLNTLKISGVFEGVKGLIFGKPEVYDDRNSNLEYIDIIKEVLGKRDYPIIYNFDCGHTIPSLMISQDSLLSLRASNKEGVKVEILKNSFL, from the coding sequence ATGAAAAAGAAAGTCATAGGTGTATATGCACCAGCAAATGCTGCACATATATGGTTTGAAGAAAAATATTTATTTGCAAAGAAACAACTTGAAAATATGGGTTTTGAAATAGTAGAAGGAAATTTAGTAAAAAATAAAATATATCAAGGTTATAGAACTGCTTCTGCAAAGGAAAGAGCAGAGGAAATGATGAATCTTGTAAAAAATAAGTATATAAATATTATGATGCCTGTGATAGGAGGCTATAATTCAGGAAGTTTATTACCATATTTAGATTTTGATGAAATTGAAAAAAGTAAAAAGAAATTTTTTGGATATAGTGATATAACTGCTATTCAAATGGCAATTTTAAAAAAGACTAATTTAAAACCAATTTATGGAGGAAGTTTAATACCTACTTTTGGTGAGTATGAGGGTATATCTCCATTTTTAAAAAATACTTTCGATAATTTATTCTTTAAAAAGTCTTATTCTTTCAAAGAACCAGAATTTTATTCCAATAAATTGTTAAATGCTTTTACTGATGAATGGAAAACAAAAAAGAGAGAGTATACAAAAAATGAAGGTTGGAAAATTTTAAATGAGGGTAAAATTGAAGGAGAAGTTATTATTGCAAATATAGCTACCTTAGTATCGATTCTTGCTTCTGAATATGTTCCAACTTTTAAAGATAAAATATTAATTCTTGAAGAAATGAATGCTACAATAGATTCAGAAGAAAGAAACTTAAATACTTTAAAAATAAGTGGAGTTTTTGAAGGGGTAAAAGGGCTTATATTTGGAAAACCAGAAGTATATGATGATAGAAACTCAAATTTAGAATATATAGATATCATTAAGGAAGTATTAGGAAAAAGAGATTATCCTATTATTTATAACTTTGATTGTGGACATACTATTCCAAGCCTTATGATTTCACAAGATAGCTTATTATCTTTAAGAGCAAGTAATAAAGAGGGAGTAAAAGTAGAAATATTAAAAAATTCATTTCTCTAA
- a CDS encoding CbiQ family ECF transporter T component, with product MLLKSSLFILLLVNIFTSNLIILSAILIVVLILNLTLNKNLKKHSKQLKVLLFFYLSTFLIQLYYGQQGKVLFKFYSFYITQEGLINFGVSFIRILNLILMSWLINEMKLLTGRFSKYQKIIDTVIDLVPEVFTLFKKRMKAKNFTRYILKDISKRYE from the coding sequence ATGTTATTAAAAAGTAGTTTATTTATATTATTGCTGGTAAATATTTTTACCAGCAATTTGATTATACTTTCTGCAATTTTAATTGTAGTTCTTATTTTAAATCTTACATTAAATAAAAATTTAAAAAAACATAGTAAACAACTTAAAGTTTTACTATTCTTTTATTTGTCCACTTTTTTAATTCAACTTTACTATGGGCAACAAGGAAAAGTTTTATTTAAATTTTATAGCTTCTACATAACACAAGAAGGACTTATAAATTTTGGAGTTAGTTTTATTAGAATTCTAAATTTAATTTTGATGTCTTGGCTAATAAATGAAATGAAGTTATTAACAGGTAGATTTAGTAAATATCAAAAAATTATTGATACGGTTATAGATTTAGTACCTGAAGTTTTTACTCTATTTAAAAAGAGGATGAAAGCAAAAAACTTTACAAGGTATATATTAAAAGATATTAGTAAAAGATATGAATAA
- a CDS encoding DUF4298 domain-containing protein, with product MTQKERIEKMEKILSNSSKLLEELEKILDKLEKDSKNYDELIKYYYSNNWIKDKEDFEKDLISDVESAHVLTEDGIYDMMTSSSGTAIHMLELATKILKR from the coding sequence ATGACACAAAAAGAAAGAATAGAAAAAATGGAAAAAATTCTTTCAAATTCTTCAAAATTATTAGAAGAATTGGAAAAAATTTTAGATAAATTAGAAAAAGACTCCAAAAATTATGATGAACTTATAAAATATTATTATAGTAATAATTGGATAAAAGATAAGGAAGATTTTGAAAAAGATTTGATTTCAGATGTTGAAAGTGCCCATGTTTTAACAGAAGATGGTATCTATGATATGATGACTTCCAGCAGTGGAACTGCTATTCATATGTTAGAACTTGCAACTAAAATATTAAAAAGATAG
- the hrcA gene encoding heat-inducible transcriptional repressor HrcA produces the protein MGISEREKLVLNAIVDYYLTVGDTIGSRTLVKKYGIELSSATIRNVMADLEDMGFIEKTHTSSGRIPTDMGYKYYLTELLKVEKITQEEIENISNVYNRRVDELENILKKTSTLLSKLTNYAGIAVEPKPDNKKVSRVELVYIDEYLIMAIIVMDDRRVKTKNIHLPYPITKEEVEKKADELNAKIRNNEIAINDMEKFFTESTDIVYEYDDEDELTKYFINNLPSMLKNENIAEVTDVIEFFNERKDIRELFEKLIEQKAQENSKSNVNVILGDELGIKELEDFSFVYSIYDIGGAQGIIGVMGPKRMAYSKTMGLINHVSSEVNKLINSMEKDKNKKV, from the coding sequence ATGGGGATTTCTGAAAGAGAAAAACTTGTTCTCAATGCTATTGTAGATTATTATCTTACGGTTGGGGACACAATAGGTTCCAGAACATTGGTAAAAAAATATGGAATAGAACTCTCATCTGCTACAATACGTAATGTTATGGCTGACTTGGAGGATATGGGATTTATTGAAAAAACTCATACTTCATCAGGGCGTATTCCAACAGATATGGGATACAAATATTACCTAACAGAGCTTCTAAAAGTAGAAAAGATAACACAGGAAGAGATAGAAAATATTAGCAATGTGTATAATCGTAGAGTTGATGAATTAGAAAATATTTTGAAAAAAACCTCTACTCTACTTTCAAAGCTAACTAATTATGCAGGTATAGCTGTTGAGCCAAAGCCTGATAATAAAAAAGTTAGCAGGGTGGAGCTCGTTTATATAGATGAATATTTAATTATGGCAATCATTGTTATGGATGATAGAAGAGTTAAGACAAAAAATATTCACTTACCTTATCCAATTACAAAAGAAGAAGTTGAAAAGAAGGCAGATGAATTAAATGCTAAGATTAGAAACAATGAAATTGCTATAAATGATATGGAGAAGTTTTTTACAGAAAGTACAGATATAGTTTATGAATATGATGATGAAGATGAACTTACTAAGTACTTTATAAACAATCTTCCAAGTATGCTAAAAAATGAAAATATTGCAGAAGTTACAGATGTAATTGAATTTTTCAATGAAAGAAAAGATATAAGGGAATTATTTGAAAAACTTATAGAACAAAAAGCACAGGAAAATTCAAAATCAAATGTAAATGTAATCCTTGGAGATGAGTTAGGTATAAAAGAATTAGAAGATTTTAGCTTTGTCTATTCTATATATGATATAGGTGGAGCACAAGGAATAATTGGAGTTATGGGACCTAAGAGAATGGCATATTCTAAAACAATGGGACTTATAAACCATGTAAGTAGTGAGGTAAATAAATTAATAAATTCAATGGAAAAAGATAAAAATAAAAAGGTTTAG
- the dnaJ gene encoding molecular chaperone DnaJ — protein sequence MAKRDYYEVLGVDKSASENDIKKAYRKAAMKYHPDKFANASDAEKKDAEEKFKEINEAYQVLSDSQKKQQYDQFGHAAFEQGGAGFGGGFNAGGFDFGDIFGDIFGGGGGFGGFEGFSGFGGSSKRSYVEPGNDLRYNLEITLEEAAKGVEKTIKYKRTGKCEHCHGTGGEDNKMKTCPTCNGQGTVRTQQRTILGVMQSQSVCPDCHGKGEIPEKKCKHCHGTGTAKETVEKKVTVPAGIDDGQKLKYAGLGEASQNGGPNGDLYVVIRIKSHDIFVRDGENLYCEVPISYSTAVLGGEVEIPTLNGKKMIKVPEGTESGKLLKVKGEGIKSLRGYGQGDIIVKITIETPTKLTDKQKELLQKFEESLNEKNYEHKSSFMKKVKRFIKDIID from the coding sequence ATGGCAAAAAGAGACTATTATGAAGTCCTTGGAGTAGATAAAAGTGCAAGTGAAAATGATATAAAGAAAGCATACAGAAAAGCTGCTATGAAGTATCACCCTGATAAGTTTGCAAATGCAAGTGATGCAGAAAAGAAAGATGCTGAAGAAAAGTTTAAGGAAATAAATGAAGCTTATCAAGTTCTTTCAGATAGCCAAAAAAAACAACAATATGACCAATTTGGACATGCTGCCTTTGAACAAGGTGGAGCAGGCTTTGGTGGTGGCTTCAATGCAGGTGGCTTTGATTTTGGAGATATTTTTGGAGATATCTTTGGAGGTGGAGGCGGCTTCGGAGGCTTTGAAGGATTTAGTGGTTTTGGAGGTTCTTCAAAAAGAAGCTATGTTGAGCCTGGAAATGATTTAAGATATAATCTTGAAATAACTTTGGAAGAAGCTGCAAAAGGTGTAGAAAAAACAATTAAATACAAGAGAACTGGAAAATGTGAACATTGTCATGGAACAGGTGGAGAAGATAATAAAATGAAAACTTGTCCTACTTGTAATGGACAAGGTACAGTTAGAACTCAACAAAGAACTATATTAGGTGTAATGCAATCTCAATCAGTTTGTCCTGATTGTCATGGTAAAGGAGAAATACCTGAAAAGAAATGTAAACACTGTCATGGAACAGGAACTGCAAAAGAAACTGTTGAAAAGAAAGTTACTGTACCAGCTGGTATAGATGATGGACAAAAATTAAAATATGCAGGTTTAGGAGAAGCGAGTCAAAATGGTGGACCTAATGGTGATTTATATGTAGTTATTAGAATAAAATCTCATGATATTTTTGTAAGAGACGGAGAAAACCTATATTGTGAAGTACCTATTTCGTATTCAACTGCTGTATTAGGTGGAGAAGTTGAAATTCCAACTTTAAATGGTAAAAAGATGATTAAAGTTCCAGAAGGGACAGAAAGTGGAAAATTACTTAAAGTCAAAGGTGAAGGAATAAAATCTCTTAGAGGCTATGGACAGGGGGATATAATTGTAAAAATTACAATAGAAACTCCAACAAAACTTACAGATAAACAAAAAGAGTTATTACAAAAATTTGAAGAAAGTTTAAATGAAAAAAACTATGAGCATAAATCTAGTTTTATGAAAAAAGTAAAAAGATTTATTAAAGATATAATTGATTGA
- the serS gene encoding serine--tRNA ligase: protein MLELKFMRENVEMLKEMLKNRNSNVDMDAFVELDTKRREVLSEVENLKRERNNASAEIANLKKEKKDANHIIEKMGEVSAKIKDLDAELVEIDEKIKDIQLNIPNVYHSSTPIGPDEDHNLEIRKWGVPKKFDFEPKSHWDIGEDLGILDFERGAKLSGSRFVLYRGAAARLERALISFMLDTHTLEHGYTEHITPFMVKAEVCEGTGQLPKFEEDMYKTTDDMYLISTSEITMTNIHRKEILEQAELPKYYTAYSPCFRREAGSYGKDVKGLIRLHQFNKVEMVKITDAESSYDELEKMVNNAETILQKLELPYRVIQLCSGDIGFSAAKTYDLEVWLPSQNKYREISSCSNCEAFQARRMGLKYRVPNGSEFCHTLNGSGLAVGRTLVAIMENYQQEDGSFLVPKVLIPYMGGVDVIKK from the coding sequence ATGCTAGAATTAAAATTTATGCGTGAAAATGTTGAAATGCTTAAAGAAATGCTAAAAAACAGAAATAGCAATGTTGATATGGATGCTTTTGTTGAGTTAGACACAAAGAGAAGAGAAGTCTTATCCGAAGTTGAAAATTTAAAAAGAGAAAGAAATAATGCTTCTGCAGAAATTGCAAATTTAAAGAAAGAAAAGAAAGATGCTAACCATATAATAGAAAAAATGGGAGAAGTTTCTGCAAAAATAAAAGACTTAGATGCTGAACTTGTTGAAATAGATGAAAAAATTAAAGATATACAATTAAATATACCTAATGTTTACCACTCATCAACTCCTATTGGTCCTGATGAAGATCATAACCTTGAAATCAGAAAATGGGGAGTACCTAAGAAATTTGATTTTGAGCCAAAATCTCACTGGGATATTGGAGAAGATTTAGGAATATTAGATTTTGAAAGAGGAGCAAAATTAAGTGGTTCAAGATTTGTTCTATACAGAGGAGCAGCTGCAAGATTAGAAAGAGCTTTAATTAGCTTTATGCTTGATACTCATACTTTGGAACATGGATACACTGAACATATAACTCCATTTATGGTTAAAGCAGAAGTTTGTGAAGGAACAGGGCAACTTCCAAAATTTGAAGAAGATATGTATAAAACAACTGATGATATGTATTTAATTTCTACTTCTGAAATTACTATGACAAATATCCATAGAAAAGAAATTTTAGAACAAGCTGAATTACCTAAATACTACACTGCTTATTCTCCTTGTTTTAGAAGAGAAGCTGGTTCTTATGGAAAAGATGTAAAAGGTTTAATAAGATTACACCAATTCAATAAGGTAGAAATGGTTAAAATAACTGATGCTGAATCTTCTTATGATGAACTTGAAAAAATGGTAAACAATGCTGAAACAATCTTACAAAAATTAGAATTACCTTATCGTGTAATTCAACTTTGTTCTGGGGATATAGGTTTCAGTGCTGCTAAAACTTATGACCTAGAAGTTTGGTTACCATCTCAAAATAAATATAGAGAAATTTCTTCTTGTTCAAACTGTGAAGCATTCCAAGCTAGAAGAATGGGATTAAAATATAGAGTACCTAATGGAAGTGAATTCTGCCATACTTTAAATGGTTCAGGACTTGCAGTAGGTAGAACATTGGTTGCTATTATGGAAAATTATCAACAAGAAGATGGTTCTTTCTTAGTTCCTAAGGTATTAATTCCTTATATGGGTGGAGTAGATGTTATTAAAAAGTAG
- the grpE gene encoding nucleotide exchange factor GrpE, producing the protein MKDKDIKEEVLKEEVNNEVNEEIKNEEVKEEAHEHEHEHKHGGHTCCGKHGHKHEEEIGKLKAEIENWKNDYLRKQADFQNFTKRKEKEVEELKKFASEKIITQFLGSLDNFERAIEASTESKDFDSLLQGVEMIVRNLKDIMSGEGVEEISTEGAFNPEYHHAVGVEASEDKKEDEIVKVLQKGYMMKGKVIRPAMVTVCKK; encoded by the coding sequence ATGAAAGATAAAGATATTAAAGAGGAAGTTCTAAAGGAGGAAGTAAACAACGAAGTTAATGAGGAAATAAAAAATGAAGAAGTAAAAGAAGAAGCTCATGAACATGAGCATGAACATAAACATGGAGGACACACTTGTTGTGGAAAACATGGACATAAACATGAAGAAGAAATAGGAAAATTAAAGGCTGAAATAGAAAATTGGAAGAATGATTATCTGAGAAAACAAGCAGATTTTCAAAATTTTACTAAGAGAAAAGAAAAAGAAGTTGAAGAACTTAAAAAATTTGCTTCTGAAAAAATTATCACTCAATTTTTAGGAAGTTTAGATAATTTTGAAAGAGCTATTGAAGCTTCTACTGAAAGTAAAGATTTTGATTCACTATTACAAGGTGTTGAGATGATAGTAAGAAACCTAAAAGATATTATGTCTGGTGAAGGTGTTGAAGAAATATCAACAGAAGGAGCTTTTAATCCAGAATATCATCATGCAGTTGGTGTTGAAGCAAGTGAAGATAAAAAAGAAGATGAAATTGTAAAAGTATTACAAAAAGGTTATATGATGAAAGGTAAAGTTATAAGACCAGCAATGGTTACAGTGTGTAAAAAATAA
- a CDS encoding methylated-DNA--[protein]-cysteine S-methyltransferase has product MKNIKGISFLYNKEIGYLEIIEEKDGISEISFLGNTDIETRKNLYNIFNESPLTKKCSQQLEEYFNGKRKEFNIELDIRGTKFQKQCWDALSKVPYGETISYSDEAKMIGNDKAVRAVGSANGKNCIPIIIPCHRIISKDGKLGGYSGGEGGNKGVEIKKYLLELEKKFK; this is encoded by the coding sequence ATGAAAAATATTAAAGGGATTTCATTTTTATACAATAAAGAAATTGGATATTTAGAAATAATTGAAGAAAAAGATGGTATAAGTGAAATTAGCTTTTTAGGTAATACAGATATTGAAACAAGGAAAAATCTATATAATATTTTTAATGAATCTCCTTTAACAAAAAAATGTAGTCAACAATTGGAAGAATATTTTAATGGAAAGAGAAAAGAATTTAATATTGAATTAGATATTAGAGGAACTAAATTTCAAAAACAATGTTGGGATGCTTTATCAAAAGTACCTTATGGAGAAACTATTTCATATAGTGATGAAGCTAAGATGATAGGAAATGACAAAGCAGTTAGAGCTGTTGGTTCAGCCAATGGTAAAAATTGTATTCCAATAATTATTCCTTGTCACAGAATTATATCAAAAGATGGCAAACTTGGTGGATATAGTGGTGGAGAAGGTGGAAATAAAGGTGTTGAAATAAAAAAGTATCTTTTAGAACTTGAAAAAAAATTCAAATAA